The DNA window ATATCTAGCTAGCTATGTACTGATCTGACTTAGTGGAATGGTCCATGGCCATATGTGGTGCAACTTCAATTCACAACTAGCATGTACAAGTATACAACCTAACTTACTAGTTATAATAGTGTATTGATTGAGATTGGAAGAAGCATGAGTTAGATGATGGGGTTTATAACCTTGGAGGCAATCAAGATTGGCTAGAAGTCATGGACACCGCCTTTGGTTAAGATCATTTTGAGATACACCCTGTGCTTCGAAACGTTTTAACAAAGTCGTCGCTCGAACTTATGTATTTCTCTTGTCAAaccgtttcattcaataaaccTTACCAACATCCCCTATGGTTTAGTCTATTTCTAGGTACACCAGCTCTAGTTTGAAAAAGCTTGCGGCCAATCAAGACTTATAGGCTCATCTTTTGATGGTGTActtaagagaagaaaatataGTGATCGAGTAGAATGAATTAATTACTACTGTTAGACACCCTGTAGGGTATAAAGTATGGTCACCTCAACCAATTATATCCATACAGTTGatcagttatatatatgttatgctCTATATATAATATTCTTTGTGttgttatcttcttcttttactCGGattaaaatttgaagaaaagaaagaaagaaaaaaaaaaaaagaagctgctGAAATCAAGGCAGATGAGAGATTCCGTGCACTCAGCTGCTTTGCCTTGTATGGTCAAGAGTGATGACTGATCATTGAGGTTTCAAATGATATCACATTCTGCGTGCAGTACTTTTTGTGCAAAACCTTGTACCAAGTAATATCTTTAAAgctacaattttcttttaaccAAGTCTTGCCTATTTAATTAGAAACCCTAATACCATGTCACTTGCTACTCGAAATCATCCAATTTACATGAAGAACACATTATCAAGCTGCTGTAGCACTAGTGGCATGCATGCATGAGTTATTTACAAGTAAATCGAATAGTACGATTAAAAAGTTATGTTGTCAGAATTGCGTGAAAATTTGACTGGAAAACTCGTTGTGACGTGATTTTTAAGACTACTTGTTATGTCACTCGCCCCATCATATTTTAGTCAAATTCTACCTTTTATGGACTCAAATAGGCCTTCTAGGAATATtttcataattgtgtgttttctCATTTCATTAGGGTTGTAGTTGCTCTTGGGGATCATGATCTTTTGCTtccaagaaattaattaaaacttgAGGGTGTTTTCTCTTTGTCAGACGGATTCCAATGCTTGTTTTCTTGATTAAACATTGATTTAATTGTAATCATAGTTTCCGCCTGCATCACAAACAACAacggattttaattaattaagacaCGCTAATTATGTCAATTGTCATGTATAGTAAATAATATGATCACTACTCTTCTTTCTTGTGAGACAGCATGGAGAAGATACTGGAGCAATATGAGCGATACTCTTATGCAGAGAGGCAGCTGGTCGCCGGTGAACCTGATCATTCACAGGTTCAacatcatattgttgtttttatttACATGTTAGAAAGATAGTCTGACCAAGGTGTGTGTGTCTTGTTGTATTGTACAGATTAATTGGTCAGTGGAGCACAACAGACTTAAGGCTAGGATTGAACTTCTACAGAAAAGCCATAGGTTCtgacctttatatatatatatacacacacacatatacacacacaaactgACAAACAAGTGCATgagaatatatatgtatttatggtTTCTTTCAATTGGTGCTCAGGCATTATATGGGGGAAAATCTGGATGTGTTGAGTATGAAGGAGCTTCAAAATCTAGAGCAACAAATAGACACTGCCCTCAAACAGATTCGATCAAGAAGAGTATGCGCTGGAATTACTATAGAAATTGGTACTTTTGGAAACTTTGTTGGTGTAGCTGCATTTGATActgacttttcttttctttcttgctttctttctttctttctttctttctttgaagaATCAGATCATGCATGAGTCGATCACTGACCTTCAGAGACAGGTATATATGCTTCTTAAatatctatatttttatttatttgccaCATATATATTGTCAACAATTACGAAAAACATGTTTTGAATGCTAGCTACTTTTCTTTTGTAagacatgatatatatatatatatataggtatatattAATCCTTCTTCAAGGGTGCTGtgtgttaatttttataaattctagAATATACAAGAAATGCATTAATTATAAGAAGATTAGGTTATCGGTTATCCTTGGAGATGTTGGAGCTAGTAACACATTGGAAAAACAAGCGTGCGTGAGTGGCTTTATATGCATATGGATGGACAATTAAGATGAGGCTTGGGTCCAAAATGTTCATTTTAGGCCCATGTAATGTGGGCGTAACTCCGATTCAAATTTCCTAACATGAAATCGGAGTCCAGTTGCGGAGTGTATTTTTGAAGGGAACCAAAGAGACTCggttagaaaaataaataaaattgaggCCTCCCACCTCTAAGCATGCACATAAAGGGATGTGACAAGTGGGATGAGTTTGAGGATATAGAGATAACCTATAACTTTTGGATTAAGATGGATCACCATCTATTTGTGTCAAAAAAACCCGTTTTAGGCTCATGTAACGTGGACTCACCCTCGGTCCAAAATTCCCTAACCGAGACATATatcttaattgtttttttttttaattttgtttactgATTTATTTGTATATGACAGGAGAAGGCAATTCAGGATCAAAACAGCTTGCTAGCTAAGCAGGTGACCATAGATAAATAAATGCCTCAAATAATCACACAGCTAGGTCTTTGAAGTAGTAACAAAATCACTAATTGAATTCTCAATTGTTTGTGAtatctgaatatatatatatatatatatatgtatacatagaTCAAGGAGAGGGAGAAGGCTGCAATGACACAACAGATACAGTGGGAGCAGCAAAACCATGGCCACAATCCATCGTCCTTCCTTCCACCACAACCACTACGTCCCTGTCTAAACATGGGGTAGTTAAGaatttcttcttcacttcttgTGTATTATTAATATGTGTTCATGACATcttattccattaatttaattagttgctAGTGAGAATTGAATTTACTAATGAATTGTGATGGATGGATGCAGTGGTTTATACCAGGAACAAGTGCCAGAAGTGAGAAGGAATGAGCTTGACCTCACACTTGAACCAATCTACATGGGCTGCTTTCCAGCTTGAGTTGCAGGTCGACGTGTAGAACTTTATGAGTGGGGCATAAAAAAATAGTGAAAGTAAAGAGACTTTTGAGTTTGATGTCATGTCCCATGATTCCATTTTCTCTTACACCATCTGTTATtctggtgtatatatatatatatatgcatttatcTAATCTTGATGTTGTAAACGATACAGTATTATTCATCTATTATCTTGGATGATGATCCcacattattattaattaattgctGGATCTGGGTATTTAAAATTCCATTTAGATGCTAATACATTTTTGAAATAACTAAAATGAATTTGttgtttcaatatattttgtatattagaatgaaaaaaaaaatagtacgcATACAAAGGGTATGCTATGCGGGTAGCAGCGGTGCTTAGGAATGCTAGTGGGGAGGTTAGAATGCTATGCCTAAGAGTAGATAAGGATGTGTTGAATTTTGTATTAGAGGTGGACTCAACCGTTGCAGTTATGGCTTAGGGGACACTTCATTCAACATGCTAACCAACCAATTAATATACACGTCAGGGTTGATTGCTTGTCACAAAGTGTGACAAGAGAGAAATTCAGTAGCTCACACTCTCGTCCGTTTCGTCCGTTTCATGAACTTACTTGGTTTAAGAGTTTGGTTACATGATATGCATAACTCCCTTTAGCTCGGTTTCACCGAGGTCGAGAAATATTAAccaaaaagaataatataaattaaGTTTTAACAGAGTTAtgcaaaactcaaaaaaaaaaaaaaaaaaaaaaccaccaaatGGTTCATATGTTGAAAAGAAATAGAGAAATTTTGAGAAATATATATGCACATGATATCTTCTCCTTTGCAAAATGCTGTGTTAGTCTTCTGTTTTCGATGTTTCAGCTACTTCAAAATGGTTTCATCAAAAAGCATCACCTAAAATATCAATccagaataaaaattaaatgtttGGTTAGTAAGTTAGTTTTAACAGTATAATGAAGAAATCGAACAAatgcattattttctttttggtaaTTGAGGGAATCACTCAACTCATCATGTTTTTCAGACAACTGAGTGAGTACCACGCTGGCAATAGGTAAGATGGGAGCGAAGCCCATGAGACTCGTAACCCTACTTTGAAAGACTGAAAGTGGGCTGAAAAAAGCCCACGAGTCTAGGAAAAATACTCCTAACTAGTTCGAACTCCTAACCTTAACATCCGCCCTAAGCCCAAAGATATAACCAACTATGCTATTGCTCCGTGATTGACAAATGCAATGTTATTACAACATAATTTAACATAAGAAATTAGTTGAAGAATTGCATTTTTTTATAACTgagaacgacatcatataaatttaccttttggacatccgatattaGCTTAAACTTGAGATGCCAGACCCGTGCTCATACAATCATGAATGTGATTattcacacacaaaaaaaaatcacaatgcATGCATGGTCATGGAggaataaatcaaaacaagtagGGAAAGAAAGTTGATTACCTGTTCACAAATTGGACAATTTGGGCTTCTTTCCATCCACTCATATGTGCAGCCAAGATGGTAACAATGTGTACATTGCAGAACTGTTACTGGATTTTCAGGGCTGAACTCTGGCAAGACACAATGAGACAAAAAGAATTTTGAGCAATATGTTGCAAATATGACACCTAGACAACACAGATAATAGaacaaaataggaaaaaaaagcaATCGAAAATAgagtggaggaggaagaagaatgcTCGAGTTTTATGTGGTTCGACAAGAGTGTCTACGCGACGGAGTCTATGACTTATTTTCAGTATGGGAATTCCACTAGTACAATCGAAGGTTTTCCCCCTTTTATACCCGACTATCTGATTCCCCAAGAATACAATTATACCCcatactaaaaataatcaacaCTCATACGTAATACCATGAAACATTAATACTGTCAAGTTCCTGTAAGAATCATAATCTTTCTCAGGCTCTAGGACATCTGCATCTTGATCTGTAACTATGCAAATTTTATGTACTAGTTTGAAAACATTAATATTACCTTCAAGACATATTGCACACAAATCTTCATCTTCGAATGATAAATCAACATACTTGATTTCCGCTTTATCCGGTGAAAGCTTCAAGAGGTTTTGTTCTAATTCCTCATCAGAATGAAGCTGATTAAGATCTTCCTCGTCGAAATATTCTCGATCACTATCATCTCCATCTGTAGGCTGTTTACCGTCGTCCTCGTCGCCTACCCCCACTGCAACCTGTTGTAAATTGTTGGTTTCAATTCGCAAAGTAGTTGGTGAATTAGTTGTATTATTGACTGCTGCATTGTCTCTCAACAGGTCCGCTATTGCAGGACTCTCTGGCGGGACGACCTGCATCTGCAACCGTTCTCCCCTGAATAACTCTGCAAACTGTTCACATTGTTTGAAAAATAAACAACACAGATAATAGAGCAAAAACAgatagaaagaagaagaatgcgAGATTTTACGTTGTGCTAGACTGGCTACGCTCCACTCTCGCACAACTTCCCTCTATCCAGAGCTCTCAGGTGTAAAGTAATTATTCATATTATGACAGAATCAAGAGTAAATTAAGCAGACTCATAAACATTGTTCTGCAGAATTTGGAGTCTTTTGTATTTGATAATCATCATAAATCtgaaacataaaacaaacaagGAATCTCTGTAGACATTGATCTAGCTAGTAACAAGAAATTCAGAGttctgtttttttgttttttcagaaGAATTATCCATGAATAGAAACTCCGaactcaagaaaaaaaaaaagaatcaaagaagaagagttAATGGAGTTGCCCAAAAATTATAAAGTTTCCACCTTTTTGAATAGGTCGCAGCATCTTCCATGATTGACAACGTCGTCGCCGTCGTCGACACTTTGATCATCACCTGGATTGTGTGCTTGAAAGCAACCGCTAAGGGCACCCATCGTAGAAATCTATCTACCTTGGAAATCAAGGCAAAGCCAGAGGCTTTGGTAAAGGGAGGAGGACACTCTGTTCTTCAGACCTGTTGGGAATCCTTAACTAGTTAGTATTCGTACTCAGAACATCTTCTTTATTCATATAAATCgtaaaaagaaggaaatttattgaatttatttatttattttgccaAAATAGTCACTCCTTTTCCCAACTCAAACCATCTGGGTCTTAATTACTGCCCTAATATAGTTTAATCCTCTAGTCCTAATCCGTTAATTCTTAATTgcaatcaaaatattttatgaaaaataaagtgCATAATCagttataaaataaaatctttgGAAGGATTTGGGGTCATCCTTAATTGTACACtaccatatataatttttttaaccgagattGATACCATGCTATCAACATCATACGAATTGATGACTAGTGGACCATTTTTAATGTAGGGGAAATTTCGTAGGGCTTGGTCCCATCTGCACTCATTAAGGTATTGTGCATTTTGGGCTTGGTCCGCACATAATATTTTGAGAAATGATCCTGACTCCTccactagaacccatgacctcttggGGCATGGAAAAAAAAGGGGTTACAATGATGTAATTATGTTGTCTCAATTTTGTTGAAAACAACATGAGGGAATGAAATATACCGATTTTCATATCGGCTCCAACACATGAGCGCCACTTAAAACAACCACAATAGTGTGATTTTGTTGGGGTTAACCAAATGTATTGAGACGTGTTTTGCTATTTGACTAAATATTTTGATGAAGTGACTGTGCGGACAaagtgacatttttttttggttgctctTAACCCCAACATTTCACTTCAAAACCTAAGAACTTTTGGGCCAAACCCGCTTAACAAACAGGCAGATAGCCCAGGCCACAATTCAGTTTTGGGCCTTTCATGTTCGAGAACGGCTCATACCAACTTCTCTACCTTCAACCCCAAAAGCCGCAACTCTGCGGCAGAAGAAAACCCCCCTCAAAACCCTAACTCTTCCAATCTGTAAGCTGCAACAATGGGAAAAACCCCGAGCAAGAAGGGCAACAAGAAAAAGAGTAAGATGAAGACAGGTCCGGAAGCTGTGGCTATGAAAGCCAAAACTCCAAAACCGAACCCCTTTGAGACCATCTGGTCACGCCGTAAATTTGACATTATCGGCAAGCAACGCAAGGGCGAGCAGAAACGCGTCGGCCTTGCTCGCTCCCTTGCCATCGAGAAGGCATTACTGATTTCCATTATAATTCTCTTTCAATTTCAGTtcattctcttcctctctctctgcaCACTCTTATATATATTGGGAAATTTCTGATTGGGGTCGTTGGTTTGGTTTGTGCAGAGGAAGAAGACACTGTTGAAGGAATATGAGCAGAGCGGCAAAGCATCAGTCTTTGTAGACAAGCGAATTGGGGAGCAGAATGAGGCTTTAGGCGAGTTTGATAAGGCCATTATACGGTCCCAGCGTGAACGTCGGGTAATTTATATCTTTGTTATGCATTTGCAGATTGTTTGTGCACTGAATTGCTTTGGTTTATTTTCTCTTTGCTACTGAAAATGTGATTTTAGTCAACGGTGAATGACTAGCTGATAGTTTTTTATTCACCGTCCTAGTACTAGGAGTAGCTGAAGCTCTGTTCTTGCTACCTGCGTCTTTGGTTTCTATGCACGTAATTATGGATTTATGAAAGGGCGTCTTTATTTTTCTGGGGGAGTAAGGTTTCTTTTTACTTCCTCTCTTATCTTTTGTCTAGTCAAAGGAGGTGGTTTTTGTTAAGGGTTCATGTACTACTCTCTGATATCTGGTTTAGGGTGGCCCTTCCAATATGTTCCCTTTGAACCTTTGAACTTTCACGTAGTCGTATTTTCTCCAactataaaattttcaaatttttttaatgttgatGGATTATGGAGGTGAGAAAATAATGTATTTAATTATCTATGTAGATGTGATTGCTGGTTTGATATATACTAGCATTGCCTGTTCACAACCATCATCCCATGATTAAGCTATTCTTGTTTTTAGCACCTAATGGTTCGAAAACCATCAAACTAAGTCACCAATTTATTGGCTACTATAGTTTAACTGTTTGAGGTTCTTATGGTGAGCAAAATATATTTCAtgttggttttgttttatttctgtGGAAGTCcaattgtttctttgtttcttcttacaaaggtctaatatattaaatgacattttttttgtcttcttttggtGTAATTTGTAGTTAAAATTGAACAAGAAGAGCAAGTATACTTTATCAGATGGAGAAGAAGACGATTTTGGCTTTCCTGGCCTCGGTCCTCATTCAGAAAGGGATGATTTTGACAATGAATTGCTTTCTGATGATGACAATTATGATGGTGCAGAAGCATCTGaaagtaattaaaaattaccttttttcttttgtatacGAGTTAAATTGTTTCATAATGCTATCAGAAATCTGACTAATTCCATAGATGAAAGAGTTTTTGTTAACCAAGTATTTAGATTGACTGCAAGCTCTGGCTTCTTTCGTCCATAAGTAACTTTTATGCCTAAATGTTTAAGGATGAGTGGTATATTGACTATATTCTGAAAATATAGTTTCTGTTATCCTTTTTTACACTATGATTTGATTCTTAGGTTTTGAACTGTTCTGTCACTTCTGTGTATTCTGCGGATTCAGTGACATATCTCTTATATTTGCAGAGAAGTCGACCATCTTTAAGCAGCCTAATGGTAATGCTATACAGAATCCTGGGGAAAGAGATCGGATCGAAGGGGATGAAAATGTGAGATATGTTCATTTAAGAAGTAATTACATGTTGCTCATTGTTGAGTTATATGGAGCACAGAGCAGAGTTTTGTTTGCAAGCTTTTTGATACTTGTGATTAAATGATAC is part of the Tripterygium wilfordii isolate XIE 37 chromosome 7, ASM1340144v1, whole genome shotgun sequence genome and encodes:
- the LOC120002897 gene encoding truncated transcription factor CAULIFLOWER A-like, with amino-acid sequence MGRGRVELKRIENKINRQVTFSKRRVGLLKKAHEISVLCDAEVALIVFSHKGKLFEYSTDSSMEKILEQYERYSYAERQLVAGEPDHSQINWSVEHNRLKARIELLQKSHRHYMGENLDVLSMKELQNLEQQIDTALKQIRSRRNQIMHESITDLQRQEKAIQDQNSLLAKQIKEREKAAMTQQIQWEQQNHGHNPSSFLPPQPLRPCLNMGGLYQEQVPEVRRNELDLTLEPIYMGCFPA
- the LOC120001415 gene encoding E3 ubiquitin-protein ligase SIRP1-like, with protein sequence MGALSGCFQAHNPGDDQSVDDGDDVVNHGRCCDLFKKFAELFRGERLQMQVVPPESPAIADLLRDNAAVNNTTNSPTTLRIETNNLQQVAVGVGDEDDGKQPTDGDDSDREYFDEEDLNQLHSDEELEQNLLKLSPDKAEIKYVDLSFEDEDLCAICLEEFSPENPVTVLQCTHCYHLGCTYEWMERSPNCPICEQVMLFDETILK